Proteins from one Planifilum fulgidum genomic window:
- a CDS encoding transposase: RRYHRSERLYIVLDNFSPHHHKKVKTWARENNVELIYTPTYASWLNRIECHFGPLRKFVFEGSNYSSHDELAKAIQAYIRWRNKNKHHEAILKEQNKIKVA; encoded by the coding sequence GTCGCCGTTATCATCGGAGTGAGCGGTTGTACATTGTGCTGGACAACTTTTCCCCTCACCACCATAAGAAAGTCAAGACTTGGGCCCGTGAAAACAACGTGGAGTTGATCTATACGCCGACATATGCATCTTGGTTAAACCGGATTGAATGTCATTTTGGCCCGCTTCGCAAGTTCGTTTTCGAAGGAAGCAATTATTCATCTCATGATGAATTGGCTAAAGCCATCCAAGCATACATCCGTTGGCGCAACAAAAACAAACATCACGAAGCCATCTTAAAAGAACAAAACAAGATCAAGGTTGCCTGA
- a CDS encoding creatininase family protein, with product MDSFSSWNELTDVNLAFLPIGAIEQHGYHLPINTDGIIAEALAKQLSKRFESSFCVPLLPYSASFEHADFPGCISLRVHTLTAVVTDIVQSLKRSGISRIVIINGHGGNHLLRNIVQELNVEDPRTVWGPFPNRRHWEQAYQAAGITETISRDMHAGEGETSLIMHLMPKAVKEDKRSDCDSPDRPFLETVGMKPYTKSGTIGFPTRATAEKGRLLLQALTDQIASTIEEIGKQK from the coding sequence ATGGATTCCTTTTCGTCGTGGAACGAACTGACAGATGTAAACTTGGCCTTTCTCCCGATCGGAGCCATCGAGCAACACGGTTACCATCTTCCCATAAACACGGATGGAATCATCGCCGAGGCATTGGCAAAACAGCTCTCCAAGCGGTTTGAATCCTCTTTCTGTGTTCCGTTGTTGCCGTATTCCGCTTCCTTTGAGCACGCGGATTTTCCCGGTTGTATATCCCTTAGGGTTCATACATTGACAGCGGTGGTCACCGATATTGTCCAATCGCTGAAACGGTCAGGCATTTCAAGGATCGTTATCATCAACGGACACGGCGGGAATCATCTTCTAAGGAATATTGTTCAGGAATTGAATGTCGAAGATCCACGAACGGTATGGGGGCCGTTTCCCAACCGCCGTCACTGGGAACAAGCTTATCAGGCGGCTGGGATCACCGAGACCATTAGTCGGGACATGCATGCCGGAGAGGGAGAGACCTCGCTTATCATGCATCTGATGCCGAAAGCCGTGAAAGAAGACAAACGATCCGATTGTGATTCACCTGATCGTCCTTTCCTGGAAACCGTAGGAATGAAACCATATACCAAAAGCGGGACAATTGGCTTTCCCACTCGAGCAACCGCAGAAAAGGGAAGATTGCTCCTGCAAGCCCTGACGGATCAAATCGCATCGACCATAGAGGAAATTGGGAAGCAAAAATAA